CCCAGCGAGTCACCCGGAAGATGGCGTCGCTTCGCGCCGACCTCGCCCGGCTCGACACGTTGCACGCCCGGCTCGACGACCAGCTCGCCGCGATCGAGCTCGACGACGCCGACCTGATCGCGGAGGCACAGGCCGGCCTGCCGCAGCTCAAGGCCGACATCGAGTCACTCGAGGTTCGGACCTTGCTCTCGGGCGAGTACGACGAGCGCGATGCCCTGGTGACGATCAACTCCGGCACGGGTGGCACGGACGCCGCCGACTGGGCCGAAATGCTGATGCGCATGTACCTGCGCTGGGCGGAGCGTCACGACTACCCGACCGAGGTCTTCGACACGTCGTACGCCGAAGAGGCCGGCATCAAGTCGGGGACGTTCGTCGTGAAGGCGCCGTACGGCTACGGCACGCTCGCCGGCGAGCACGGCGTGCACCGGCTGGTCCGGATCTCGCCGTTCGACAACCAGTCGCGCCGGCAGACGTCGTTCGCGAGCGTCGACATCACGCCCGTGGTCGAGGAGACCGACCACGTCGAGATCCCCGACGAGGACATCCGGGTCGACGTCTACCGCTCCTCGGGTCCCGGTGGCCAGGGCGTCAACACGACCGACTCCGCGGTACGCATCACCCACCTGCCGACCGGCATCGTCGTGACCTGCCAGAACGAGCGGAGCCAGATCCAGAACCGGGCCAGGGCGATGGAGGTGCTCGCCGCAAAGCTGCTCGAGGTACGCCGCCAGGAGGAGGCCGACGAGATGGGCCGGCTGAAGGGCTCCCGCAACACGGTGGGCTTCGGCAGCGACGACAAGGTGCGCGACTACGTGCTGCACCCCTACCAGATGGTCAAGGACGCCCGCACCGGCGTGGAGGTCGGCAACACGAGCGCGGTCCTCGATGGCGATATCGACGAGTTCATCGACGCGGAGGTGCGCTGGCGTCGCACTCAGGGGGAGGACGGCTAACCGCCGGTAGACTTCCTCGTTGTGATTCGGTTCGACGGGGTGACCAAGGTCTACCCAACGAGCACGCGCCCGGCGCTCGACGAAGTCAGCGTCGAGCTCGACAAGGGCGAGTTCGTCTTCCTCGTCGGCGAGTCCGGGTCCGGCAAATCGACCTTTCTGCGGCTCGTGCTCAAAGAGGAACAACCGACCAAAGGCAACATTTGGGTGGTCGGGAAGGACCTGGGCAAGCTGCCCCGCCGCAAGGTCCCCGTGCTGCGGCGCCAGGTCGGCACGGTGTTCCAGGACTTCCGTCTGCTCCCGAACAAGACGGTCGCCGAGAACGTCGCCTTCGCCCTCGACGTGATCGGCAAGCCGCGCCACACCGTGGCCAAGGTCGTGCCCGAGGTGTTGAGCCTGGTCGGGCTCGACGGCAAGGAGAACCGCCGGCCGGACGAGCTGTCCGGTGGCGAGCAGCAGCGGGTCGCGATCGCGCGGGCATTCG
This is a stretch of genomic DNA from Mycobacteriales bacterium. It encodes these proteins:
- the prfB gene encoding peptide chain release factor 2; translation: MSDLDPADVLKGLVATLGSIEAVLDPDAMRTQLKDLEDEAADPDLWNDQDRAQRVTRKMASLRADLARLDTLHARLDDQLAAIELDDADLIAEAQAGLPQLKADIESLEVRTLLSGEYDERDALVTINSGTGGTDAADWAEMLMRMYLRWAERHDYPTEVFDTSYAEEAGIKSGTFVVKAPYGYGTLAGEHGVHRLVRISPFDNQSRRQTSFASVDITPVVEETDHVEIPDEDIRVDVYRSSGPGGQGVNTTDSAVRITHLPTGIVVTCQNERSQIQNRARAMEVLAAKLLEVRRQEEADEMGRLKGSRNTVGFGSDDKVRDYVLHPYQMVKDARTGVEVGNTSAVLDGDIDEFIDAEVRWRRTQGEDG
- the ftsE gene encoding cell division ATP-binding protein FtsE, which encodes MIRFDGVTKVYPTSTRPALDEVSVELDKGEFVFLVGESGSGKSTFLRLVLKEEQPTKGNIWVVGKDLGKLPRRKVPVLRRQVGTVFQDFRLLPNKTVAENVAFALDVIGKPRHTVAKVVPEVLSLVGLDGKENRRPDELSGGEQQRVAIARAFVNRPRILLADEPTGNLDPGTSVGIMKLLDRINRTGTTVVMATHDSNIVDSMRRRVVELEGGRVTRDQNRGVYGYSR